TTCCGTCAGTCCACAGCGGACTGCAGCGGTGATGAGATCACCCACCCCAGGAAACTGAACGGCTCCTCTGTGGAACCACCAAGCTACCACGACCTGCACCGGGAGCTGCTGCTCAGCCATAAACGGTAAAGAAAGTTCCTCTACTTGTTACTTTCTGATGGGGGTAGCTTTGAGGATCAGTGCAGGGCAGTGACTGAGTGTGGTTTGACTGACCAAGCAGGGGCCTGGTGCTGGAGGAGAAACCAGAGCTGAAGCGCGTGTTGGAGCAGCGCAGACTGGACCTGCacaaggaggaggagatggccAGACAGAGGCCCTCGGATCTGGAGACGGAGCTCCGCAAGAGGCAGCAGAAATTGCAAGAGGTCAGAAGAGAAAACGAAAAGATATTTTATATGATTATTATAgaataaactaaaaatacagGAGTTATTGTCAGTCGTACCATAAGGGTTTAATACCAGCACTGGAATTTCCTAATTTAACGTGTCAACAGCTGAGATTTTGTTCCAGTTATAATCATCTCTTCATCTGGCAGTGTTAATGACCAAATGCCCACAAGATCTCCCCCTCATTTGAAAATCTGACATGTAAATATGTCCTTTGTGTTTCTAGTATGAGCAGGAGGAGATCAGGCGGCGGGAGAACCAGCAGAAGATCCCAGAGTTTGTCCGTGTAAAGGACAACCTGAGGCGAACGCAGCTTTCTGAGCAGTGAGGCCCCCAGGCTCCCTTCAGCCCCAGCAGTATTTCACCATAGTGGCCCTAACTTTGCTGAGTTACACATTAAACCAACCAAAGGGGCATCAACCCAGTACACATCTTATAGCGTATtataaacagcatttttttttaattggcatTTAGAGAAATGAATTCAAGCTCTGTCACAGTCTCTGATGAGGGAATGGTTATCCACTTTGATGcaaaattgttttcattgttacTGTAAACGGAAAAGTACTGCTGCTCAGGGGCTggatcttttttatgttttatatatttattttttcaaaacaaattatCCTGAATAAAAAGAGCATTAGACTGTTTTGTGGTTTAGTTCTGTCACATACTTCCAATGCTTTACTTTCTATAACATCATAATGTGGTTCCTAACAGTGACTTTTCTCAGCAGAACTGTTTTGTATCACTAGAGTTCCCCTCAGAGTTACAAATTTTGTTTATCTGTTCCTGACTTTTGCTTTCTAGTGCGTCCAAGTGCTGTGGAAATAAAGGCTTTTATGGTTTGCAAAGAAGTGTTGTTTTGTTGGACACAATTCAAAGCACTAGGGATTGATTTGCATGCAGCTCCTCTCCCCGAGGACTCTCACGCTGCTTTCACATGGATATGGGACTTTGTTTAATTAGCCAATCTTTTCATTCCATCACGGCGATGAGTAGAGAAAGCACGGGCCATCTGGTGGAGACTGTTCAGGTTATATAGGCTGAGAATACCCAAGGGCCTGGTTAAGGCACTGGATACATTTGGGGTGGTCAAGGAAAACACACTCActgaa
This window of the Cheilinus undulatus linkage group 11, ASM1832078v1, whole genome shotgun sequence genome carries:
- the zgc:195245 gene encoding protein FAM107B isoform X2; translated protein: MEGSAAKKKTGFGHLRKETTVGHGMLFRQSTADCSGDEITHPRKLNGSSVEPPSYHDLHRELLLSHKRGLVLEEKPELKRVLEQRRLDLHKEEEMARQRPSDLETELRKRQQKLQEYEQEEIRRRENQQKIPEFVRVKDNLRRTQLSEQ
- the zgc:195245 gene encoding protein FAM107B isoform X1, whose protein sequence is MEGSAAKKKTGFGHLRKETTVGHGMLFRQSTADCSGDEITHPRKLNGSSVEPPSYHDLHRELLLSHKRRGLVLEEKPELKRVLEQRRLDLHKEEEMARQRPSDLETELRKRQQKLQEYEQEEIRRRENQQKIPEFVRVKDNLRRTQLSEQ